The Coregonus clupeaformis isolate EN_2021a chromosome 8, ASM2061545v1, whole genome shotgun sequence genome has a segment encoding these proteins:
- the LOC121572858 gene encoding pleckstrin homology domain-containing family O member 1-A-like, protein MKKSNLAKRGPQDVNQLSSQSDKVGWIRKFCGKGIFREIWKNRFVILRGDHLYISEKEVKDERKVQELFDLADYERSEELRKAKSRSKKNHSRFTLLRCKQPGNTVPNLVFLAVSPEEKESWVNALNTAIIKAKNRIFDEVTIEEDSVLVHPTRHRAKIPHARRLPTRGHLMAVACTSSDGMLTLDLVHEEDDSTPEDVEEGFWENNFRVDLDKRTTGRQRSGTDVSKLRVTTKDQRVPKTGSLPRGSELSWDRTHHLEAQSRTPPPGKRFSAQGRSRCASMDKVHSSRPVRGVLHPRPTDEPVQPVGPLQSLIAQKMQRAQELLEEMRLEELQRAKGLDSPYLKGIDSPRLHHLRGSESPHSRASGSPCSKSSDSPRFRGKDSLRTKGKKSRSKGTDSPHSKRADSPNLRSNDSPRLRVTDLPFRKVSDSSSFKETDSPSLKGSDSPRLKKIGSPFSKSFDSSSLKGSDSPRIKDTILRGKDSPNIIGKNSPSLKSIGSPLKSADSPRLKGNDSLHSKSAYSLLSDCDLESRRAEAERLLQEAVSSWRQAKEVLEEVKELQTQSLNRRSEKKTIDRPPTPPQDYRLEDPFLLSPPQLKSTLACLQTKIK, encoded by the exons GTGAAGGATGAGAGGAAAGTCCAGGAGTTATTTGACCTGGCTGACTACGAACGCTCTGAGGAGCTGCGCAAGGCTAAGAGCCGCAGTAAGAAGAACCACAGCAGGTTCACCCTGCTCCGCTGCAAGCAGCCTGGGAATACG GTGCCCAATCTTGTGTTTTTGGCCGTTAGCCCCGAGGAGAAGGAATCGTGGGTCAATGCCCTCAATACAGCCATCATCAAAGCCAAGAACCGCATTTTTGATGAG GTCACAATTGAAGAGGACAGTGTCCTGGTGCACCCTACACGTCATCGTGCCAAGATTCCCCATGCACGGCGCTTGCCCACCCGGGGACATCTCATGGCTGTG GCATGCACCTCCTCAGACGGAATGTTGACACTTGACCTTGTCCACGAGGAAGATGACTCCACCCCAGAAGATGTGGAAGAAGGCTTCTGGGAAAATAACTTCAGGGTTGACCTAGACAAACGGACCACAGGTCGTCAGCGTTCTGGCACAGACGTCTCCAAACTCCGTGTCACCACAAAGGACCAAAGGGTACCCAAGACGGGCAGCCTGCCTCGTGGGAGTGAGCTCTCCTGGGACCGGACGCACCATCTTGAGGCTCAGTCCCGCACTCCTCCACCAGGGAAGAGGTTCAGTGCCCAGGGTAGGAGCCGCTGCGCCTCCATGGACAAGGTCCATTCCTCACGGCCAGTCAGGGGTGTCCTTCACCCTCGCCCCACAGATGAACCTGTCCAGCCTGTCGGACCACTGCAGAGTCTTATCGCCCAGAAAATGCAGAGGGCTCAGGAACTGCTGGAAGAAATGCGATTGGAGGAACTGCAACGTGCAAAGGGCTTAGACTCGCCCTATCTAAAGGGCATTGACTCACCCCGCTTGCATCATCTAAGAGGCTCTGAGTCTCCTCACTCCAGGGCCTCAGGTTCACCTTGCAGTAAGAGTAGTGACTCCCCTCGTTTCAGGGGGAAAGACTCACTTCGTACGAAGGGCAAGAAGTCCCGCTCAAAAGGTACAGACTCACCCCATTCAAAGAGGGCTGACTCTCCTAATTTGAGGAGTAATGACTCTCCGCGACTTAGGGTTACTGACTTGCCCTTTAGGAAGGTTTCTGATTCTTCCAGTTTCAAGGAAACAGACTCGCCAAGTCTGAAGGGTTCTGACTCCCCACGTCTCAAGAAAATTGGCTCACCCTTTTCAAAAAGTTTTGACTCATCAAGTCTGAAGGGTTCTGACTCACCTCGTATCAAGGATACTATTCTGAGGGGTAAGGACTCGCCAAATATAATTGGTAAGAATTCTCCAAGTCTGAAGAGTATCGGCTCACCTCTGAAAAGTGCTGACTCGCCTCGTCTGAAGGGTAATGACTCGCTCCATAGTAAGAGTGCATACTCACTTCTCAGTGACTGTGATTTGGAGAGTAGACGGGCGGAGGCGGAGCGACTTCTGCAGGAGGCCGTCTCCTCCTGGCGTCAGGCTAAGGAGGTGCTGGAGGAGGTGAAGGAGCTGCAGACGCAGTCACTAAACCGCCGCTCCGAAAAGAAGACAATAGACAGGCCCCCAACACCGCCACAGGACTATAGGCTGGAGGACCCATTCCTCTTGTCGCCACCACAGCTGAAAAGCACGCTGGCTTGTCTCCAAACAAAGATCAAATGA